TGTGTCCTGCAACTCACTGGAATTGTTAACATGCTTTTGTTTACATTGACAACTGCACTTAAAGGTAAAattaaagctgattttaaagTTAAATGCATTTACTCAccagtttttgttttcttcaagttTGTGGTATTATATTCTGGCCTCAAAGTAGCACTCGTAAGTATTGCTGTAGTTAAAGCTCTATCAGATTCATAATTAAACTTTGCAAATCTGCAGCGTGCAATTGGGTTCAACAGGAATATTGCCTGTTTTgctaaaatggaaaaaggaaattttactgTGTAAGTTACTGgtttataaaaatgcattttatgtgctaccaactcttttttttaactagctAGCGGATTCCAGTGAGCTCTGTTCATGATTAAAATCATACGTAAAGCTTTCCTCTAACCAGAACCTTatgatggggattttttttgtttacttgtggTTTTTTTAGCATGAGGGTTTGGTGAACGCGCACCGTAGTGGATTCCATGCAGATGTATCGGTAGGATAAAATCATGTTAAGCTACTGAAGAGCCTTCTCATCACTATGTGCTTCTGTCAGCGCGTGCTTCGGAGTGTAGTTAAGGCAGAGCTGTAGATGGGACGAGCAATGCTTCtgtctggagaaaaggatgctttTAAAGAAAGGCTTTGTTTGTGCTTCAGGAAATTGAGGCATAACTGGGGAGGTGATGATAGCACAGTCTGAATGTTGTTTTCCTACCCAAACCAGATCTGTTTAATGGTTTGTTTCTGGCTGAGGAGTAAACGTGGATTGTAGCGTGTCCATCCTTCTGCTTTAACGTAGCCGGATGTTACAGCCAGGCTTACTTTTCAAAGTGATGGGAAAAATAAGTGGTTACACGAACTTGGTATCGCTGGCTGTCACCACAATAGTGGCTGTTGCCTGTTGACAGGATGTAAATTGATAACTCatcttgagaaagaaaaaatgtattaatctACACGTGATTAAAACTTGAAGGATGGAGTTGTGCATTTCACTCCCCATTTTCTAAATCTCAAGTTACTTTTTTTGCATTCAAAGCTATAACTCTTTGTATGCGAATACCTTTTGTTTAAACTTACGCTGGTTGTTGCACATGTTTATATCCCTAATTTATAGCATGATTTCTTCTTACAAAATGAATTGGGTTTACTCCATGAGCAACTGGTTACGTTATTGCCCGATCTCAGGAAGTTTCACGCAGTTACTGTGACTACAGTCATCACTGGACTTCCAGGGTGTACAGACTCTACGTAGAAATGAAACCCCTGTAAGCAATATGAAACCTAAAATGCAAGTGTGAGACGGGGAAAGGTTAAAGAAGCTGCAGCTGCATGTGTGCTTGGCTTTGTGTCGCTACGTACGGACATCAGGTCTCGGATAAGTACAATATGGAGGTGATGTTTCCATCACACAATTAAATTACTGTGGTTTTTAAGTATGAATGTTATGGAAAACAGGATGATTGAAAGAGGTACTGCCTAAATCCATACAGTAATGTATTTCTATGTAAGCTTTGTTTAAGGAGTTAAAAAACTGAAATTTTATATAAGGTTTGTAAAACTGAGGAATTTAAGTAGATACGAAAAACTAACAATGTCTCACTACACATTCTCAGTGTCTAAATGCCACTAAAATTTCAGGTAATCGATTACCACTCGGTTTGTAGAGAAACAAACCCCTTTTTTTGAGCGTGTTCTCAAATTACCTTACTTTATTGAGTATCATAGAATTCTGTGGTTGACCTTATTTTTGAGGCTGGCTGCAATATTTCAGATAGTCTTCACCCTTTCAGGTGCAGAGGTGTCGGTAGCTCGTCTGTCAGTAAGGGGTGGAACCGCTGTGTTAACACTTTGCAGTTTAACACCCCCGTGATCCGGGTCCCGTGCTGATGGGCACATCCAGCCTTCCTTGACATCAGAGCCTTACGCCAGCATCAGACTTTCAGCCTCAGGTTTATAAATCCTATGGATTATTGTAAGTCTCTTTACTGCTGCTGAGAATTATTTGGTCTCTCCTTTCGTGTGAGATGCTGATCGTCTCGCTGACAATTGTTAAAGGGTTTAttgtggtggcggcggcggtgtcTTTGGCTGATGATCGTGCTCAAAAGCGACCGTGGTTTCTTGTTCTCTTGGACTTGAACTGGCTGGTGTTTGTGCTGGAGAGGAAACGGACAGACAGCTGCGTAGAGGATGGTCTCCATTTGTATTGTACTAGAAGTTTGTAGGGGTTGGGAAATGACTGACTTCTGTCTTCATTTATAGATTAATTAAAGATCTGTTCAATTGAACGTTGATGGTAACGTGCAGTCTGATTATTTCAGGCTGCCTTATTCTTTGACCCATCTCTTTTGCTGATGATTGGAGTTTTTCTTTCCGTAGGTAATACGAGTCGAGCGGGCTGGTCTCCTGGCCTCGCTGCAGGAACCGTATGCTCTACGTTGAGCGTGAGTTGGGACTTAGGACTTTGTTTTGAAGGGAACTTAATGCATccctatatttttaaaaaactgtaaatTGTGTTTTTAGAACGACCACTTTTGGCTGCCACCCTTCCCACATTACAACTGCTTTCTTAAACACTTCTCATTGATTTTCTCAtgtttgtattaaaaacaaaactgttgtTTATTACAGTATGTATGTTTTTACTCTGTTGTACAGGACCCTGAGCACTGCATAAATAAACTTCTTATGAAAAGAGAATTTTACAAACTTAGCTTGTCGGTCTTGTTCGTCATTTCGGGTGTATGGATTATTGTGTGGAAAACGGGGTGTTTCTAAAAATAGAGGGACAGGAACTCAGGGTAGGCTCTTTTGTCCTTTAAAGTGTGTTGGGTTTTCATTATAAATTCTGAAATGGAGAACTCTTCTCTATGTTCTTCTCAGAACCTGTAATGGGCTTCTGTGACACACCAGGAGAACACCTCAGCAAGTTGATTCACTGGGCAATTGTTAAGACTGTTGAAGCCGATCAGAGGAGTTGCTTACGCAATTTTGATTAACCGTAATGTTTTTGAAACTATTTTCAAGGGGATTTTACTGAATAAGGCAttttcttaggatttttttttttgaagttataaTTTGATAGAAGTTCCTTTACTACCTGGTGGTGTCTGAACTTTATAAAAACAGTATTTCCCATCTCGCTATCTAGGCCAGATTTGCTCTAGCTGGGGGGAAATAAGCGTTTTGTTAAATTACAGGGAAATCTTGATGAAGAGCTTAAGAAATGGTTCCTTTTCAAGGGGTAAACAAGAGATGGAGTTCGCAGACTGGTTCAGTTGCCAGAAATTGTCCTCTTTGGTCCTCTCACTTTGCTCTCTCGTGGACAGTAATCTCAGATGAAGTAACAGTTGTTGAAGGTTCAAGAAGCACTTCCGTCTATATGTTCCACTAGATTCAGATTCGAATGTGAAATGTGCTGTTAAAAAGAGGAAGTAATGATCATTGATGTATCACTGTTCAAAGGGATTCACTACAGTTAATCCTAGGACCGTACAGTAAATTGGAAACTTTATTTTGCAAAGCACCTGCAAAGAATAGGTACGTTAAATGCAAGATTTGAGTGCTGCTTTGTGTAAGACACCAGAAACCGTATTAAGACTGTGTTACATGTTGAGTGACCTCAGCTCATCTACTTGTCAATGGAGCCTAAGTGCTActattaactttttaaattacGAGGATTTTTTTGTCATGTAAAAAGTACACTGGAGGTTCAAAAATCAAGTCAAGAAGCCTCCATGCTTTTTCAAGCATCTGTTTTCCCAGTCTTTGCAGTGGACGGCTCCGCTAGAAACTGTCAGGGACGAGTGATGATCTGGAATGGCAGAGGAGATGTAAAACACGCGTTCTGGAGACTTCTGACAAAAGAACCAAGAGCAATTTTGTGttagaaattaaaagcaagtATTACCTGAGGAAATCTGGAGCTCGTATTATCATGTGCTGAAAGTCTTCCAAAGACAGCTTGCCATCATTGTCCACATCAGCTTCGTAAATCACCTTTTCACATACAAGGTTAACTTCTTCTGGGGTAAGTTCATTTCGGGTTAATTTGTTCACAGTCTTCTCTAGATCTGATTTGCATATGTAATCATCATTGTTAAAATCTGTCAAAGGAAACAATGAATTCAAGGTGACAAAAGTCAGCATTTTACATGGTTGACTGCCAAGACCTAATTAATAGGAAGGGTTTGGTTCCCAGGCCATGAGGTATTTGTATAAGTAGAAGTTTCAAATCAGAAGTGAAATCTTGCAGttatctgtgtgtgtttgcataaaaattcaataacaaaataaaaatcctggaATAATTTCTTCTTATCTTCCCTAAGGGTAACAATTGTAAATAGCTAAAAGGCTAAATTTAGTTGAGCCATAATTAAATCATTCTAGCAAATCAGTACTACTGACCTAAATAGCATGAAGTTAAAAAAAGTGAACTCTCACCAAAACTGAACAGCCCCTTCTCTTCCTTTAACATCTTTGCTGAATCATGCAAAGTttaaatcacacaaaaaaaaaaaaaaaaaaagctggtttgtttgtttgatacATTGCTTGGCTTTAAAGTAACTGAAAAATGgtactgtaaaaataaatcttcatatTTGTCCTTGGAGAAAAATGCTGGAAGTGTGCTTCcctgcctcccacctccccctgccagaACCACCCTGCAGATTTATTGGCAGCCAAATCCCTTGTGCTGCGCTTTTCCAAGCAGCCTCTCAGACAGAAGTATTTCTTAAATGTTTATCAGCTCTTGAAAACTGCAGATAATTTCAGGTTGTAAATTTTATAGTAAACCCTAATCCTAAATAAGTAAGAGGAGGGTAGagacaaaaggagaaagaaaaccagaagtttCTAGGAGAAAGAACTGCCCTCCAAATGCAATGAAAAGAAAGGCTGTGTTAGAAACATACCTCACTAGAAATCATTACGGTGGCAAAATGAGTATTTTGCATCCCTACATAAAACTGCAGGATTTCCCCAAAGTTTACTTTTTACGCATCACTCaccataaattttaaaagcataataaGCTTTCAGGTCTCTGGGAGCCATTTCGCTCAGCACTGAAAACATGTCCAAAAAATCATCTAAAGTCATATTGCCGTCTCCATCCTCTGAGAAAACCTCTGCTATCCGCTGGCGGAATGGATTGTCCTGGGAAACAGAAGACAAGAGCAAGGGAAGGTCATCTTTAGTAGCTTTTACTTCAGTGCAGATAAGACATAATTGGAGCGAGATTATTTCTGTTGTAACCCCTTTTTGGCAAACACTCCCTTTTCTGTGATTATGTTCTTGTCTAATGTTGTATCCGAGGTAGACACAGCTACAGAATTCTTTAACCTTTGTGCAATTTCAGGGTGTTTTCAGGGAATCGCTAGAAGCTTCCAGAAAGACTTCTTGATTTCAGTagccaaaatttatttttatttcagcctcCCCACAATTGGTACTGgatgaattattaaaataaagaggAGATTAAACGGAAATGTGTCACTCGATTCTAGCGGCGTTCCTCGCTCTCTACCTTTAGCTCTGGCATGCTGCCAATGAGTTCATAGGGAAGCGTCACGGCTGGTTTATCGGTGTAGTCGAGGGGAACTAGCTGTGGGGCCAGGTCTCGGTATCTGTAAAAGAgtctgaaacagaaagaaaggctTGTTTAGGGAACGCCGAGAACAACGCGTTTGCCTTTTCTGTGTCATTCTTCACACTTTGCATGCTTTACCAGACAGATGATATCAGCCGCTAAATAATATTTAGTATGCTCTGTAGTTGGTGGGGGAAGAGGCAGTATTCAAGAGAATGACCTGATGTGACtggtaaaaaaaatagaaagcctTCATGCCATGGCACCATTAGGTGAAAAAATGGTTACGCAGGTCAGGCAGCCAAACCGCGAGATACCCTGTatccaaaaccagattttttacAAAGTTTCAGATTTACTTCTACAGTCGCAACAGCAACAGTATTCGGGCACACAGTGTAGTTACGATTTATGTGTTTATGATAACAAGGCACGAGACCTTCAACCTGAAGGTCCACCTAATCAGTTTCCAAGCACACAAAAAGTTGTTACAAGGCAAAAGGGATCCGTTTTCCACGTCCGCAATGAATGGCACACAAAAATAATGGGCTTCAACTGGAACATGAAAGATTCAGTTCAAATGTCAGCATAAAACCCTGAATGCCTAAAGCCATTGGCAGGAAGAGAGAGATCTGGGACCAACTCGACCGGGTTTTTATCCACCCCAAGCACCTTCCTGTTTTTCTATAGAACTCAGGTTCAAGAGACTGAAAATGTGCATAATAATTGGAACGCATTCACCGCTTTTTCAGCATGCTATTTGCTTTGGTTCTTGTGCTAGAGTAAGGATCCCGTTCACTGCTGTTATCAACAAAACAATAGGACGGATCCTTATCAATAATAAATGTCTTATTCATTGCACAGTTATGGTTCTGGGCTCTATTTACTACATGGAAAGGCAGACAGATTCAGATTTCAGTTATTACAGAACCATTAATATTTTATCCTGTATAGAATTCATACACAGATATCAAGGTTCTAAAGAGGAACATGCTCTGTACAAAATGGTCACTTGTGCTCTACCCTTCAGAGAAATTAGCAAAAACTGTGTGATGATGTTTTGAGAGACGCAGAAACGGAGCACTTCCCTTTCTGCGAGTGTGCCCGATGGTTAGGAAAGGCAAATGCGACTTCAATATTATGTATGTTACTGTCTGGGTAAGTCTTTTTTACAGAAGGAGAACAAGTTGAGGTTTTCAGGGAAGGCTCTCAGCCCCCCATGAACAGAATATTCAACCTGTCTTTATCGGAGCCTTTGGCCAGAGATTAAATGGAGTGTTTGATGAGGTGTGTGAAGGCTTTGGGAAAAATGCACCTTAGAGTACCAGGATAATTATTTACATGAAGACACAAAAACCCCATGAATAACATTTGACACAGGCATTAAGGTTTTCATAAACAGGCAAAGTATCCCAAAGAATAACAGTCTACTTTGAAGCATTTGTCATAAAACAAGGTGAGGGCAACATGGATGTCACTGGCAAAGTATATACTAAAATATAActtattacatttatttctgatAGAGAGACTGATACCTTACTATAAAATTTCAAATTCTGGCTCAGTTTAGGCTAGATAGCATAGGGGTTTTacataaaaaagcaacaaaaatgctCAGATGACCCAAAGGTATCACTTTATATTTGtgtaaatccattttaaaattatttttaaaatacttcaccCTATATGTAACTGATCTTTATAGCGATTTCTGTCCTTTACCTACAAAATGCAAAAACAAGACTCACCTCAGAATTTCTTTCCTTGTAAAGAATGTGCAGTCCTATGAAGTAAGAAAAGATAGAACACGTAATGACAGTTTTTAGCATGCACTGGCCAAAACTTCCCATACAGTAACTTAAATGAAGTTATATTGTAATATATGTGACCAAGCATTCAAGCTCTTTCTTTTTGGCATATATTTAGGAGTATTTTATGACCCTTCTTCTTGATGTAAGAATCAAACTATGTTACTAAAATCTTTGCTGTAATTTAGTACTCCTACTTAATAATTTTTAAAcgagattgttttaaaaaaaccttcgCCATTATTCAATGTCCTGCCCGAATTTAGTTTGTTTTATACCTGGTATGCATCCAGTTGCTCCGGAGTGAAAATGGTTTGCTTGTTGCCCATTTCTAGCTCTGAATGCTTAATCCTGTCCTATCACTCtttcctcaaaggcacctttatAGGAGGTCTGGCTATTTAGTTATTAAAAGCTGTAACAAAGAGGTTCAGGTACAGCAGAGGATCAAGTAACCAGCCTCCCTATTCCACAGGCTGCAAAGTATCATAATAGGAGCATTTCATCAAATCTTTAGTCTGGCTACTTAAGGCTCTTATCCAGCATCACTCACCTGTCTCCTCTGTGCACAACAAAGACTCATATTACCGTATTTAGCCAAACGACTAATTGCTGCTCGATTGTGTCTTTGAGGGAGCAGGTAGACTTCATGGATCGttctttttcattccttcagATATGGATGGTAAATTAACTGAAAAGTGTCAGTAATGTCTGTCTTCTTTAAGAATGAACACCAAATGCCAGAAATGAGTAACAGTGATGGTAACCCCTCATCCTTTCCTACCCATTTTCCCTATAATACACATTGTACACTAATGCTAATGGTAGTTTGTGCTGGAGTATCTATAAAGTTCGGTCACTCTATTCTGCATTATCTGCTAATACACATTACCATGAGTTAATAATTATTAGCATGATATGATACATATAGTGATACATATAACATTGAAAACACATGTGAGTATATAGTTCATACACATAAATGGAAATGTTTAGTAACAGTGATGTTGCAGGCTGCGTGAAATACGCAAAACAAGGGTAGGAGGAGGTACTGACTGCACAACAAGAGCGTGTGACAGGCTGCCTTATTGATTGATTAGGCTGTAAAACAAAGTCACAGgaccacagaatggtaggggctggaagggacctctggagaccatctcctccaaccccctgccagagcaaggtcacctggagcaggttggacaggaacgtgtccaggcgggtttggaatgtctccagagatggagactccaccacctctctgggcagcctcttccagggctctgccaccctcacaggaaagaagttttttcctcatgttgagatggaatttcccgtgttccagtttgtgcccgttccctcttgtcctgtcactgggcaccactgaaaagagtctgaccccatcctcctgacacccgccctttagatattgataactATTGATGAAATCTCCTCTCATTCTTCcctcctccaggctaaacagcccaggtctctcagcctttcctcatgagagaggtgctccagtcccctgatcatcttaaTTTCTGGGCCATTCCTACCGTCCGGCTGGGTGGGCCCTTCTGTCTGGTGGAAAATCTATTCCCCTCAGGGAAGAAACGCCAGCCTCACTCATCCCTGCGCCTTCAAATAATCAAAACTTATTCAGAATTGTTCATTTCGGCGTGGGGcaaggggtgtggggagggttggggctgctttttttttcctggggcgGCCCCGCTCTCTGCAGGTTCCCCTCAGGGCGGCTCCGGCCGGCGGCGGGTTTCCCCTCAGGGAGGGCGCGGAGCCGGCGCTGGGCCCCGtccggccgccagggggcgccgcggggcggcggcgggaggcgcggcGCGATGGCGGACTACGAGGCGGTGCAGCGCGGGCCGCTGCGGCTGaaaggcagcggcggggcccTGAGCGCCGGCAAACGGTAAGGGGGCGGCGGGGAaaccggggatgggggggggggaggaggacgACATACACcggggagggcggccggggccgggagcTGACCGCCCTCTGCccgcaggaagaagaaaaaggcgAAGGACAAGGCCCAGGTGATGGAGCAGATCGTCAGCAgcaagaagcaggaggaggagaagaagcgCGGCCTGGACAAGCGGACCCCGGCGCAGGTGGCCTACGAGAAGATGCAGGAGAAGCGGGTAGGGCTGCCCGGCCTGGGCCAGGGCCCCTCTGGGGGTTcttgtgggggggggggctttaaaAACCCTAATGGACCCCTCCGGTGCGGCCGCTGAGGGGCTACGAGCGCTGAAGTAACCGGCCTCTCCTGTGTCTTCCTCCAGCAAATGGAGCGGATCCTGAAGAAAGCCTCTAAAACCCATAAGCAGAGGGTGGAGGTAAGATAAATCAATAAATCATCCCGATTTACTCAGGCGTGTTGGGCTGGAGGgaagttttttcccctctgtgaaaCACAGGGGGGTCTTGACAGCACCGAATATTCAACGTTTaaatttctcctcctctccccctagGACTTCAACCGGCACTTGGATACTCTGACGGAGCATTACGACATTCCCAAAGTCAGCTGGACGAAGTGAAGGGGCGGCTTTGCGAGGCTGTGGGGACAAGGAGTTGCGTCGTGTCTGGACTGAGCGGGGTGGCCGTGGAAATCCTCGCGCGTGTGTGTAATACACCTTCCCAACGCTCACGGCTTCCTACTGCCTTACTtcattctttggggtttttttgtttgtttgtttgtttgttttttaaaaagaaaatgttcagcGAAGTCTCTTCTCGGCCGATGAGCTCTGGCTTGCGTAGGTGCGGAGGGCTGTGTTTTTTACCGCTTAAAAGGGAGGTTAAGGCCAAGATGAGTGGCTGTGAGGCAGCTGGAAAAGTGTTCCTTTGATACCGACACTTCTCCTTTTTGGAAACGAGGAGCCTGACAGCCTCACGTGGTGTAAGCTTCTCTTATAAGTTATAGGAATTGTATAATTTCCTCCTCTCTAGAGTTCTTTCAGAGGTAGGGGGTCTGCTGGAACTTGTAACTTCGATGTAACttattaaaatgctgcttttaccCTGGTTTTGGTGCCGAGTTCCCTGTAAAAGCAGgggcagtgccccccccccccggaacacTTTGTGCGTGGTGGTTTTGAAGCGCCTTGCCCACCCTCAACAGTTCTCAATCCCTTTGCGAGATGACATCTGTCTTGATGGTTAAAATCCTAGCGCGCCTCTTAAACCCAAATGTTATTCTTAAACCCAAATATTGTCCCTCTGCTTTCACCGGTCAGGACCTGGGTGCTCAGCATCTGCCCGGggctcccccctcagcctcctcccttAGCGCCCGTGCTGTTCCCAGCGCCATGGGGCCGTTTCCCAGCGCAGAGTGGGGAAAAGGGGGGACTATTTCATCCACCGGTCTCTCTGAGTTCAGGTGTTCTTCCGCTTCTCCGGCGCAGCCCTGCGTGTATCCCTCCCCGCGGCAGCTGGATCTCGTTTCGCCACTTCCTACCGGAAGTGCCGTGCGGGAAGCGGAAGTCGGTGTGTCTGCGGCCGGGCGAGACGGCgggccgggcgggaggcggcggcggcggggcgatgTCGGCCAGCGCCGTCTACGTGCTGGACctgaaggggaaggtgaggccCAGGCCGCGGCGGGCTCCGCGGGACCGAAGCGGAGGGGCCTGCCCGGCCGCGGGGGTCGGACACGCTCCGGGGTGTGAGGGGGCCCGGGATGGCGGGGCCCCTTCGGGGTCTGCAGGAGCCGCTTTCCCCTTCCCGGCCCCTGGCTGCCAGCCCCGGTATCCCCGGGTCCGAGCTGTGACAGGGGAGTCGTGGCCTGTGTCTCCTCCCCGCAGTTAGAgatgctgctggtggcaggtgtgCCAGCAGGGCCTTTGGGCATCGCCTGGGGTAATTAATCCTAGCCGTAATTGGAGGCAGTCTGTCTCAGAGGAGTTGCATGTTTTCCCACCTTAAAAGCGTTATTAGGCCGTGTGCAGCAATGGGTGGAGAATAACTCCGGGAAATATGAATACATGATTTTGCAATGAAAGATTAGGATTTGCGTTTTAATCAGCAAAGtattttggggttggggttggcaTTTATAGTGTGCACAGCGGCTACAGCGAAGCttggtggctttttttaaagttacttaaaGAGGTCTTCCACATGCCTTGTGGGTTGGTCTTTCATGGTAACATCATctcatgaaacagaaaaaaaaatgtaaggatTTTGCTCCTCTCTTCATAGGTTCTGATCTGTCGGAATTACCGTGGAGATGTGGACATGTCCGAGGTGGAGCATTTTATGCCAATCCttatggaaaaggaagaagaggggacTCTTTCTCCTATTCTAGCACATGGAGGAGTTCGTTTTATGTGGATTAAGCACAACAACTTGTATCGTATCCTTTACACTGCAGATAGCTCACGTGTGCCCCTAGGCCAAGTGCCGCTGTGTTATTTTTGCTGGTTGTGTCTAAATACAAACCTAGAGAATGGCTGAAGTGACATAAGGAGCCTCTATTAAATAAAGTGGTTTTATGCTTTACATGGTGTCAGTgtgcaccagcagcacagggtgcAGAAAAGTCTTTGTGTTAATTTTACCCTAAGAAATGACTTcctgaatgtttatctttgtatcttATTAGGCCAGAAGTACTGTTAATTAAttaagtcttaattttttttggctGACACTAGTTGcctaaaggcttttaaaaaggccctgagtaaactttttttttttttttttttaaattctgacttCATATGTATGTTCCTGAACATCCTTTATCAGTTGTTGCAACTTCTAAGAAAAATGCTTGTGTatcactggtgttttcatttttatataaagtAGTTCAGGTGAGTATGACTTTTCAAGAGTAACCTCTGTCTTCTTTTCAGTTCGGTCTAAATCTGATCTAAATAGAAGCACGtagagcttttgcattttttaaacagCTCTGTGGTGATAGcgtttttttactttatatttgattattttatagAACTGTCTTCCTAATC
This region of Numenius arquata chromosome 25, bNumArq3.hap1.1, whole genome shotgun sequence genomic DNA includes:
- the CIB3 gene encoding calcium and integrin-binding family member 3 isoform X1; amino-acid sequence: MGNKQTIFTPEQLDAYQDCTFFTRKEILRLFYRYRDLAPQLVPLDYTDKPAVTLPYELIGSMPELKDNPFRQRIAEVFSEDGDGNMTLDDFLDMFSVLSEMAPRDLKAYYAFKIYDFNNDDYICKSDLEKTVNKLTRNELTPEEVNLVCEKVIYEADVDNDGKLSLEDFQHMIIRAPDFLSTFHIRI
- the CIB3 gene encoding calcium and integrin-binding family member 3 isoform X3 encodes the protein MGNKQTIFTPEQLDAYQDNPFRQRIAEVFSEDGDGNMTLDDFLDMFSVLSEMAPRDLKAYYAFKIYDFNNDDYICKSDLEKTVNKLTRNELTPEEVNLVCEKVIYEADVDNDGKLSLEDFQHMIIRAPDFLSTFHIRI
- the CIB3 gene encoding calcium and integrin-binding family member 3 isoform X2 — protein: MSLCCAQRRQDCTFFTRKEILRLFYRYRDLAPQLVPLDYTDKPAVTLPYELIGSMPELKDNPFRQRIAEVFSEDGDGNMTLDDFLDMFSVLSEMAPRDLKAYYAFKIYDFNNDDYICKSDLEKTVNKLTRNELTPEEVNLVCEKVIYEADVDNDGKLSLEDFQHMIIRAPDFLSTFHIRI
- the FAM32A gene encoding protein FAM32A, with protein sequence MADYEAVQRGPLRLKGSGGALSAGKRKKKKAKDKAQVMEQIVSSKKQEEEKKRGLDKRTPAQVAYEKMQEKRQMERILKKASKTHKQRVEDFNRHLDTLTEHYDIPKVSWTK